A segment of the Neisseria chenwenguii genome:
ATCAGCACATCATCAACCAAGGAATTGACTTTGCGGTGTTCTTTTTCTACTTCGGGCGATAAATTTACAGGTTTACCTCCATTTTCATAGTCGGCATACAGTTTGACTTCAACATTGCCGAAATGGTTGGCTGCAATGATACGGCGCATGATTTCACCAGTCAGGTAATGGTCGGAATGGGAGTTTTTATTTTGTTCGGCATTAAATTCGGGAATGTGGAACACAATATTGCGGTTTTGATTGACATAATGTTGCAATAAAGTCACGATTGTGTTTTCCAAATCGCTCGTTCCACGATAACAATTTCCATCCAAGCTATTAATTTCATTAATATTTCCTTCGTATAGTCTTGCCAGTGTTTCATAATTGTTAGCATCGAAACCGATACCTTTATAGCCGTCAGGCAGCATTAGGTTATAGGAGGCAACTTTGGTATCGAAATGGACAAAATCAATCTTATGATTACCGACTGTTTTTCTGCCTTTTGTTTGCATGGAATTTCCACCCAGCCAGTATTGTATAGCCGCATCATGCGCTTTCAGACGGCCTTCGGGGTAGCTGACTTTGCTGCCGTTTTTTGCATCCAAAAAGCGGTTTTTGGCTCCCCCGTCCCCAGAAGTCATCAGCAGCATGACGACATTATTGCCGTTGTTGATGGCTTGTGTAGCCGCTACGCTCATAAATAGTTCGATGTCGTCAGGATGGGCATGAATGAAAACATCAAGGTTTTTAGATACGGTTGGTGGAGCGGCATGTTTTTGTGCATCATTGACGATTTCTTGTGTAGGTTGACAATGGCTTTTTTGAGCAAGTTCTTCGCCGGAAAATGAAATTTCGTCTTGTGCATTCAAGAGCAACGGACGCTCCCAAAAAATGTCTTTTTTAACCAGTTTGGCGGGTACTCCTGCAATCACGCAGTTGTTTGGAAATTTGTTACGAACGAAGGAAAAGGCACCAACAACCGATCCTGAACCGATAACAGTACCACCGGAAATAGTAGCACCATAGCCAATCCATACATGGTCGCCGATAATGATATCTTTGGACTTGTTTGTCCGTTTACCTGTATGCACATCATAAATGGCGTGCGCATCATCGGTACGCAGTTGGTTATTGGTTGCAAACATACAGTCGCTACCGATAATCAGGCGGGTTTGTTCGGCGCAGGTGGCGTAAATCGGGTTGGTACTGGAGGTACGGTCACCGATGCGTACTTCGCAACCGAAGCCGATACGGATGGTTCCGTGCAGGCTGACCTGTTTACCGATTTTGACCGTACCACCGTTTCCCATCATCTCAATATACAGATTGTGGATATTGGCTTCGGGATCAATTTCTACGATATTGTCTCTGCCTTCAAAGCGTACAAAACAGTTGTTGCTGTTTTTAGGAACAGTCAGGCGGTTGCCTGCGGTATCTGTAAAACTTTCAACAATAGGTTGTTTGGTTTTGTCGTGTACTACTAAGGTACTTGCAATATCTGCATTGATAATGAGCATATCCAAATACAACCATTTACCCTTGATGTCACCTGAAAATGCAGGTTGTCGGAGCAGATTGTGGTTGGTTGTACGCAGTTTTTGTTGGTTGGTCAAACCGCCTGCTGACAGTGATAAGAACAGTTCGTAGTTATCAAATGCAATGTCCGTTAAATCCAAACCTTCTTGGTTGAAGGTAGTGAAATAACATTTGTCGTAACGGCAGGTGCCGTCTGAAAACTGTTCGGTAATTTCCGTTTTATGCAGCTTGGCAAGTTGCTTGGTGTATTCTTTTTCTTTAGATTTGAAAATTAATTTGTAGTCAATATCCGACCAGTCGGCAACATTGACATTTTTAATAAAGGCAATGCCGGATAAGAATAATTTATTGTTTTTAATTTCAATATTTTCTAAATCAATATATACGTCATTAATGTGTGTATCATCAGCTAAGATATGTTCTGCATTTGTCAATAAAGCGGTTTGCGTTGTATTGGCAGGCCGAGTAATTGAAAAAGCATCGCAACATTCGAGAATCCGCTTAAGTACATCGGCATGGTTATGGCATACCGCAATCCGTGCTTTATTGTGTTCAAAAGCAAAGTTTTTGAAAAAAGGAAGCGTCTCAATTTCTGATGAAGAAAAATTTCTTAATACTAGGTCGAGAGAGACGGTGTTACCATTTGAAACAGTAATGTCAAAAGCAAATCCTCTGCCTGCAGTATTAAAATCCAAAACCAGCATATTACGGAAATATTTACGGCTGACAGCAATATTTTTATTGTTTAATTCAGAAACTAAATACCCCTCCAAAATCGGATAGTTAATGCTATCAGATACGGTTTTTTTGTTGGAAAGCACATATTCTAACAGGCGAGCAATCGGGATGTTGTTCGATAAGAACTCTTTGATATTTCGGATGTTGCGGTATTTTTCAGGTGTCCATGAATTATGCAGGGAGATAATGCGACAAGTTACCAGTTCTAAGGCTGCAGGAGAAAACCCTAAACATTCATTGAACCAGAAGTTTTTATAATCCGCAATGGCTCTTGACGGATCAGTATCCATAATGGCGCAGGATTCCAAAATATTACCGCTAACAGAGCGATCAATGATGTAAAAATCATCGCGGTATCGGTTTGATTTGAGCAAAGGATTGATGATTTCATTGCCAAAATAAGCCCAGCCGAATTTTTCCGGCTTATTGTTTAAGCGGTCTTGGGCTTCTTTGCGCCATTCACGCAGAATCGGGTTGCCCGGTTTTTTACAGTACAGCACAGCTAAATGGATGGCAAAATCATTTGGGCGACCAAAAGCAACCAGTTTGTCTTGGGCAATCTTGTCAAAAATTGCAAATACATCACCTGTAGCAATGCAGTCGATATCTAAAAACAGACCGCCGAATTTTTCCAATACCGCCGCCGAGATGATGTCGGACTGCATTGCCAGAGGAATGGTTTTTAATTTTTCAATATCGTAGATATCGCCGATATAGGATTCGAGATTTTGATAGTTCAAAATGTGAATTTTAGCATTGGGAATATGCTTCTCCCACGTTTGTTTACATAAATCCAAATAGGCGGGTAATCCGTTTTTAGATTCCCAAAATGCGTATATATTATTAGTTTCTTTAATTTTCTTATTAAACATCTTTAAGTACCTTTATAAAAATAACTTTGTCTTCAATGTACCTTGTTTTGAATCAAATCCAGCAATTTGATTAGATTTGCCTGCTTGCTGTATTCGGGATAGATAGCAATCATTTGCTTATAGCAATGTACTGCCAACTTTACATCACCTTCAAACAACGCTGTTTCAGCAACGATTTCCCAATATTCGTAGGCATCTTTGGCGGTTGGCATCCTGTGGTGTTTGTAAACATATTCAGTATTACCCAAACGGTAGTGTGCCAGCATCAGCGGATACATTGCTGCATTCAGAAGAGATTCGGGCAAATTTTGGGCATAATCTAATATTCCGTACCAGTTTTTGTTTTTTGCCAGTATTTCAGTATATGCAGAAACCAATTCAGGAAATTTAAAGATTTCTGCGCCAGCCGTACTTTCCATAAGCTGTTTCAGTACTTCGAATTGACCCGTTTTGGCAAGAGATACCGCATATTCAAGCAAGATTTCGGTTGAA
Coding sequences within it:
- a CDS encoding PIG-L family deacetylase, translated to MFNKKIKETNNIYAFWESKNGLPAYLDLCKQTWEKHIPNAKIHILNYQNLESYIGDIYDIEKLKTIPLAMQSDIISAAVLEKFGGLFLDIDCIATGDVFAIFDKIAQDKLVAFGRPNDFAIHLAVLYCKKPGNPILREWRKEAQDRLNNKPEKFGWAYFGNEIINPLLKSNRYRDDFYIIDRSVSGNILESCAIMDTDPSRAIADYKNFWFNECLGFSPAALELVTCRIISLHNSWTPEKYRNIRNIKEFLSNNIPIARLLEYVLSNKKTVSDSINYPILEGYLVSELNNKNIAVSRKYFRNMLVLDFNTAGRGFAFDITVSNGNTVSLDLVLRNFSSSEIETLPFFKNFAFEHNKARIAVCHNHADVLKRILECCDAFSITRPANTTQTALLTNAEHILADDTHINDVYIDLENIEIKNNKLFLSGIAFIKNVNVADWSDIDYKLIFKSKEKEYTKQLAKLHKTEITEQFSDGTCRYDKCYFTTFNQEGLDLTDIAFDNYELFLSLSAGGLTNQQKLRTTNHNLLRQPAFSGDIKGKWLYLDMLIINADIASTLVVHDKTKQPIVESFTDTAGNRLTVPKNSNNCFVRFEGRDNIVEIDPEANIHNLYIEMMGNGGTVKIGKQVSLHGTIRIGFGCEVRIGDRTSSTNPIYATCAEQTRLIIGSDCMFATNNQLRTDDAHAIYDVHTGKRTNKSKDIIIGDHVWIGYGATISGGTVIGSGSVVGAFSFVRNKFPNNCVIAGVPAKLVKKDIFWERPLLLNAQDEISFSGEELAQKSHCQPTQEIVNDAQKHAAPPTVSKNLDVFIHAHPDDIELFMSVAATQAINNGNNVVMLLMTSGDGGAKNRFLDAKNGSKVSYPEGRLKAHDAAIQYWLGGNSMQTKGRKTVGNHKIDFVHFDTKVASYNLMLPDGYKGIGFDANNYETLARLYEGNINEINSLDGNCYRGTSDLENTIVTLLQHYVNQNRNIVFHIPEFNAEQNKNSHSDHYLTGEIMRRIIAANHFGNVEVKLYADYENGGKPVNLSPEVEKEHRKVNSLVDDVLIANGRDEQVRKIHLPFLGKEYVTRSFTTQSLAELTEQILPTENGYPALERFLISALKARNIVHSKKYFRNMLIVDFNANGTAFSFDLTQAADNTVSVDLVLRNRASTEFDEHPLFKQFTFINNKARIAEKCSKEETLDWMARCLDGFLTVN